In the Gossypium arboreum isolate Shixiya-1 chromosome 10, ASM2569848v2, whole genome shotgun sequence genome, one interval contains:
- the LOC108465245 gene encoding putative lipid-binding protein AIR1 produces the protein MASNVKASTALVLSLNLLFFAFVSSHNVENPVYIHPGDVYHNGRITHGHPGTCNPLNLGVCVGLLGLVDVNLGNVPTEPCCSVIEGLVDLEAAVCLCTAVRANVLGIPIDLPISLSLLLNKCGREVATEYICSP, from the coding sequence ATGGCTTCTAATGTTAAAGCATCAACTGCTCTTGTTCTTTCTCTTAACCttcttttctttgcttttgtAAGCTCTCACAATGTCGAAAACCCCGTTTATATTCATCCCGGAGATGTGTACCATAATGGCAGAATCACTCATGGTCATCCCGGTACATGCAATCCCCTAAATCTCGGTGTATGCGTTGGCCTGTTGGGTTTGGTGGATGTTAATCTCGGAAACGTACCTACAGAACCATGTTGCAGCGTGATTGAAGGATTGGTCGATCTTGAAGCTGCAGTTTGCCTTTGCACTGCTGTCAGAGCCAATGTGTTGGGCATTCCCATCGACCTTCCTATTTCATTGAGCCTCTTACTCAATAAATGTGGAAGAGAAGTAGCTACGGAATACATTTGCAGCCCTTAA